One part of the Ruegeria sp. SCSIO 43209 genome encodes these proteins:
- a CDS encoding transporter substrate-binding domain-containing protein, whose amino-acid sequence MKRFVKVAAAAALGLVISGAAQAQSALNEILDDGVLKVGTTGDWNPMSLRDPATNSYKGYDIDIMNALAADLGVEVEYVPTDWKTLVNGVVAGKYHITGSASISPPRMKVAGFSDSYIAVELFPYTTKEKADKFDGYDSINKPDVKVATTLGTTFEKRVREWFPDADIKVVEAPARGFQEVLAGRADVFITSNIEGSTLEAKFPVVRVKNAGPRSPSPIAMLLPQSDQVWINYVNNWIEVKKAQGFFDENRERWGL is encoded by the coding sequence ATGAAACGTTTTGTTAAAGTCGCGGCTGCGGCTGCGCTCGGTCTTGTGATCAGCGGCGCTGCGCAAGCACAGTCGGCTCTGAATGAAATTTTGGATGACGGCGTGCTGAAAGTGGGGACAACCGGTGACTGGAATCCGATGTCACTGCGCGACCCGGCGACTAACAGCTATAAAGGCTATGATATCGACATCATGAACGCGCTGGCCGCTGATCTGGGTGTTGAGGTCGAATATGTGCCCACCGACTGGAAAACATTGGTCAATGGTGTGGTAGCGGGGAAGTACCACATCACCGGTTCGGCTTCTATCTCACCTCCGCGCATGAAAGTTGCAGGGTTTTCCGACAGTTACATCGCGGTTGAGTTGTTTCCCTACACAACCAAGGAAAAGGCCGACAAATTTGATGGCTACGACTCGATCAACAAGCCGGACGTGAAGGTTGCTACTACCCTGGGCACCACCTTTGAAAAGCGCGTGCGCGAATGGTTCCCCGATGCGGATATCAAAGTGGTCGAAGCTCCTGCACGTGGTTTTCAGGAGGTCTTGGCCGGTCGTGCAGATGTGTTCATAACCTCGAATATCGAGGGATCGACCCTTGAAGCAAAGTTCCCGGTCGTCCGCGTCAAGAATGCCGGTCCACGTTCTCCTTCTCCCATCGCGATGCTGTTGCCGCAAAGTGATCAGGTCTGGATCAACTATGTGAACAACTGGATTGAAGTGAAAAAAGCCCAAGGCTTCTTTGACGAAAACCGGGAACGCTGGGGTCTCTGA
- a CDS encoding ABC transporter permease, whose translation MFAYIVRRMFQSVIVLLVVGLVAFSMFRFVGDPIDNMLGQERTQADIDRLRTELGLDQPFVVQYAKFLQGAVQGNFGVSYRQGRPVSTILVERAPATLELAFVSGFLAITMGIALGVFTAIRRQGIAANVIMTVSLIGVSLPTFLIGILLIYVFSVELDLLPSFGRGETVMIGSWSTGFLTTSGLKALILPAITLGLYQMTLIMRLVRSEMLEVLRADYVRFARARGLSDRVINFRHALKNTLVPVITITGLQLGSIIAFAIITETVFQWPGVGLLFINAIQFVDIPVMAAYLMLISVMFVTINLIVDLLYYAIDPRLRVDARAT comes from the coding sequence ATGTTCGCATATATCGTCAGACGGATGTTCCAGTCCGTCATAGTGCTGTTGGTCGTGGGGTTGGTCGCCTTTTCGATGTTCCGATTTGTTGGCGACCCGATCGACAACATGCTGGGCCAAGAGCGCACGCAGGCCGACATTGACCGCCTACGGACCGAGCTTGGGTTGGACCAACCCTTTGTTGTGCAATACGCCAAGTTCCTGCAAGGCGCTGTTCAGGGCAATTTCGGTGTGTCTTATCGCCAGGGGCGACCGGTCTCGACCATCCTGGTGGAACGCGCTCCGGCGACGTTGGAATTGGCCTTTGTGTCCGGCTTTCTTGCGATCACGATGGGCATTGCCCTCGGTGTCTTTACTGCAATCCGACGACAAGGGATCGCTGCCAATGTGATCATGACCGTTTCCTTGATCGGGGTTTCGCTGCCGACGTTCCTCATCGGTATCCTGCTGATCTATGTTTTCTCGGTTGAACTTGACCTACTGCCCAGTTTCGGGAGGGGCGAGACTGTTATGATTGGCAGTTGGTCCACCGGGTTTCTGACGACCTCGGGGCTCAAAGCGTTGATATTGCCTGCAATCACGCTGGGCCTCTATCAAATGACACTGATCATGCGGCTCGTCCGGTCCGAGATGCTGGAGGTTCTGCGCGCTGACTATGTCCGCTTTGCACGCGCCCGAGGGCTGTCGGACCGGGTGATCAATTTCCGCCACGCGCTGAAGAACACTCTTGTGCCGGTGATCACCATCACGGGCCTTCAGCTGGGGTCGATCATCGCTTTTGCCATCATCACCGAAACGGTGTTTCAATGGCCGGGCGTCGGCTTGCTGTTCATCAACGCGATCCAGTTCGTGGATATCCCCGTTATGGCTGCCTATCTGATGCTGATCTCGGTGATGTTCGTGACAATCAACCTGATTGTCGACCTTCTGTACTATGCCATTGACCCGCGCCTGCGTGTCGACGCGAGGGCCACATGA
- a CDS encoding DegT/DnrJ/EryC1/StrS aminotransferase family protein: MQFIDLAEQQKRIKDQLDAGIAKVLAHGKYILGPEVAELEARLTAFTGAKHCITCANGTDALQIALMALEVGSGDEVITPGFSYIATAEAVRLLGAKPVYVDIDQTSYNIDPNKLDAAITPRTKAIIPVSLYGQPADFERINEVAVANGLPVIEDAAQSFGGSLRGKRSGNLSTISCTSFFPSKPLGCYGDGGAIFTSDDDLSVILRQIARHGQDRRYHHIRVGVNSRLDTLQAAILLCKLDIFEDELVLRDTVADRYKVLLKETNIAAPTLMEGATSAWAQYTIRVDNREDVQAKLKDAGVPTAVHYPLPLNKQPAVSDPNADLPIGDQAAATVISLPMHPYLQENSQEQIIEALRKAI, encoded by the coding sequence ATGCAATTTATTGACCTGGCGGAACAACAGAAACGTATCAAGGATCAGCTTGATGCCGGCATTGCCAAAGTGTTGGCGCATGGAAAGTACATTCTTGGCCCAGAAGTGGCTGAACTAGAGGCACGGCTGACTGCCTTTACGGGTGCCAAACATTGCATCACTTGCGCCAATGGAACGGATGCATTGCAAATTGCCTTGATGGCGCTTGAGGTCGGGTCGGGGGATGAGGTCATCACGCCCGGATTTTCATATATCGCCACGGCTGAAGCCGTCAGATTGCTGGGCGCAAAGCCGGTTTATGTCGATATTGACCAGACTAGTTATAACATTGATCCCAACAAGCTTGACGCTGCGATCACACCCCGGACAAAGGCAATTATACCGGTGTCGCTGTATGGCCAACCTGCTGATTTCGAACGAATTAACGAGGTAGCTGTGGCAAACGGCTTACCTGTCATCGAGGATGCTGCTCAGAGCTTTGGCGGATCGTTGCGTGGCAAACGGTCAGGAAACCTGTCAACGATTTCCTGCACCAGCTTTTTCCCATCGAAACCCCTTGGCTGCTACGGCGATGGTGGTGCGATCTTCACCTCGGACGATGATCTGAGCGTCATTCTTCGCCAGATTGCCCGGCACGGGCAGGATCGGCGTTATCACCATATCAGGGTTGGCGTTAACAGCCGTCTGGACACGTTGCAGGCTGCGATCCTGCTGTGCAAGCTGGATATTTTCGAGGATGAACTGGTCCTGCGAGACACCGTCGCGGACCGTTACAAAGTGCTACTGAAGGAAACCAATATCGCCGCTCCAACGCTGATGGAGGGGGCGACCAGCGCCTGGGCGCAGTATACGATACGCGTGGACAATCGTGAGGATGTGCAAGCTAAGCTCAAAGACGCCGGGGTTCCGACCGCCGTGCATTATCCACTGCCGTTGAACAAGCAACCAGCTGTTTCTGACCCAAATGCCGACTTGCCTATTGGCGATCAGGCCGCCGCAACAGTGATTAGCCTGCCGATGCACCCGTATCTGCAGGAGAATTCGCAAGAGCAGATAATCGAGGCACTGAGAAAAGCGATCTGA
- a CDS encoding amino acid ABC transporter permease: MKKTLLFLPLFMLITGCSSSQTWGWYVIDPTTASGWTNVKFLISGMGATIQISLIAAILSIVIGLLVALPGLSEKRGWRLVNRVYVEFVRSIPLLPMLFWVFYGLPIVFQSMGMNIPIDPFWGAIITLAISDSAFTAEIYRAGIQSIAKGQSEAAQTIGLNYFQTMRYVILPQAIRRILPPLANQFIYIVKMSAFASVIGMQELTRRANELVVTEYRPLEIYTLLIFEYLVLVLIISAGVRWLERRMGADERG, translated from the coding sequence ATGAAAAAAACACTTCTCTTCCTTCCCCTTTTCATGCTGATCACGGGCTGTTCGTCCTCACAGACCTGGGGTTGGTACGTCATTGACCCAACCACGGCTTCAGGCTGGACCAATGTAAAATTCCTGATTTCGGGCATGGGTGCGACCATTCAGATTTCGCTGATTGCGGCGATCTTATCGATTGTCATCGGGCTGCTGGTTGCCCTGCCCGGTTTATCGGAAAAGCGCGGCTGGCGGCTGGTAAACCGGGTATATGTCGAGTTCGTTCGCTCGATCCCTCTGTTACCTATGCTGTTTTGGGTGTTCTACGGGTTGCCGATTGTTTTTCAGTCGATGGGTATGAACATCCCAATCGATCCCTTCTGGGGCGCAATTATCACCCTTGCGATATCGGACAGCGCCTTTACCGCCGAGATCTACCGTGCCGGTATACAATCTATCGCAAAAGGGCAAAGCGAGGCGGCGCAAACGATTGGCCTGAACTATTTTCAGACCATGCGCTACGTGATCCTGCCGCAAGCGATCCGGCGCATTCTGCCGCCGCTGGCCAACCAGTTCATCTACATCGTGAAGATGAGCGCATTCGCCAGCGTCATCGGCATGCAAGAACTGACACGCCGTGCGAATGAGCTGGTAGTGACGGAATACCGCCCGCTTGAGATCTATACCTTGTTGATCTTCGAGTATCTGGTGCTGGTACTGATCATCAGCGCCGGTGTGCGTTGGCTCGAGCGCCGGATGGGCGCAGATGAGCGCGGATAA
- a CDS encoding creatininase family protein, whose product MKLEHMTWYEVNTRINAGAAVLLPVGSTEQHGPMGRIGTDTICAEAVALAAARQCEGIVAPALAYTPAPFNTGFPGTVSISAETFRTIADEVIRGLLKQGFVGVFIVNGHGANLAPLRQIESEIAGGQLLIRSWWEPNAVNVLRQQLYGDWEGMHATPSEIAITQSLLGPLPANQAAEPPQKLSAEYIRDHAGDRHGPPDEHRADFPDGRVGSHSALANPQDGERLLAIAAAAIAAEFRAFEQGL is encoded by the coding sequence ATGAAACTTGAGCACATGACATGGTACGAGGTTAACACTCGTATCAATGCCGGTGCGGCCGTGTTGCTGCCGGTTGGATCGACCGAGCAGCACGGCCCGATGGGTCGCATTGGCACCGACACGATTTGCGCCGAGGCTGTCGCGCTCGCTGCTGCCAGGCAATGCGAGGGTATCGTCGCTCCGGCGCTGGCCTACACGCCAGCGCCTTTTAACACGGGATTTCCCGGAACGGTGTCTATTTCAGCCGAAACCTTTCGCACCATCGCAGATGAGGTGATCCGGGGGCTTTTGAAGCAAGGTTTCGTTGGAGTGTTCATAGTGAACGGACACGGGGCCAATCTGGCGCCTCTTCGGCAGATCGAAAGCGAAATTGCCGGTGGTCAATTGCTGATCCGTAGCTGGTGGGAGCCGAACGCAGTGAATGTTCTGCGACAGCAGCTCTATGGAGATTGGGAAGGGATGCACGCCACCCCCTCGGAGATTGCCATAACCCAGTCTTTGCTTGGACCATTGCCTGCCAATCAGGCCGCTGAGCCGCCCCAGAAACTCAGCGCCGAATACATCCGGGATCACGCAGGGGATCGCCATGGTCCACCTGACGAGCATCGCGCGGACTTCCCGGATGGCCGCGTTGGATCGCATTCAGCTTTGGCCAATCCTCAGGATGGCGAGCGTCTGCTGGCGATAGCAGCTGCGGCTATCGCTGCCGAGTTCCGGGCATTCGAACAAGGCCTCTAG
- the phnY gene encoding phosphonoacetaldehyde dehydrogenase produces MVLAMAVTEIRNEGMRIGGKIIITAETIPVHYPYTNEVVGHVPAGQAEHARRALEIAAHYKPELTRYERSQILQRAGELIGERRDYLTKWLVLELGICHQHAIYETKRAQDVFQFAAAEALKDDGEIFACDLTQNGKARKIFTMREPVTAISAITPFNHPLNMVSHKVAPSIATNNCMVCKPTELTPLTCLTLADILYEAGLPPEMFQVVTGWPQDIGNEMITNENIDIITFTGSVPVGKMIAEKAVYKRQALELGGNDPLIVLNDLNDADLDRAATIAVAGATGNSGQRCTAIKRILVQESVADTFVPLVLERAKKIRFGDPQDPETELGCVIHEDAAKLFEDCVHLAQKEGAEVLYHPGRQGALLPPIVVDDVPHDSALVMEETFGPIIPIIRVPDDDDEVMRISNSTVYGLSSGVCTNDLNRAIAYINGLNVGTCNIWEQPGYRIEMSPFGGIKDSGNGVKEGVIEAMRFFTNVKTYSLPWPG; encoded by the coding sequence ATGGTTCTTGCCATGGCAGTCACCGAAATCCGTAATGAAGGGATGCGAATTGGTGGCAAGATCATCATTACCGCTGAGACCATCCCGGTTCACTACCCCTATACCAATGAGGTCGTGGGCCATGTGCCCGCAGGGCAGGCTGAACACGCGCGCCGCGCCCTCGAAATTGCGGCCCACTACAAGCCCGAACTGACCCGCTATGAACGCAGCCAAATCCTGCAACGGGCTGGAGAGCTGATTGGTGAACGTCGCGATTACCTCACCAAATGGCTGGTGCTTGAGCTTGGCATCTGCCATCAACACGCGATCTACGAGACCAAGCGCGCGCAGGATGTCTTTCAATTTGCAGCGGCCGAGGCACTGAAGGATGATGGCGAAATCTTTGCGTGCGATCTGACCCAAAACGGTAAAGCCCGCAAGATTTTCACGATGCGCGAGCCTGTGACCGCTATCAGCGCGATCACTCCATTCAACCATCCACTCAACATGGTCAGCCACAAGGTTGCTCCGTCGATCGCCACCAATAACTGCATGGTCTGCAAACCGACCGAGTTGACGCCTCTGACCTGCCTGACGCTGGCCGATATCCTTTATGAGGCAGGCCTGCCGCCTGAGATGTTTCAGGTGGTCACTGGCTGGCCACAGGACATTGGGAATGAGATGATCACCAATGAAAACATCGACATCATAACCTTCACCGGTAGTGTTCCCGTGGGCAAGATGATCGCAGAGAAAGCGGTTTACAAACGTCAGGCGCTGGAGTTGGGCGGTAACGATCCACTGATTGTTCTGAATGACCTCAACGATGCCGATCTAGACAGGGCCGCAACGATCGCCGTAGCCGGGGCCACCGGCAATTCGGGACAACGCTGCACTGCGATCAAGCGAATACTGGTGCAAGAGAGTGTCGCGGACACCTTTGTGCCTTTGGTGCTGGAGAGGGCCAAAAAGATCAGGTTCGGCGATCCGCAGGATCCTGAGACCGAGCTGGGTTGCGTGATCCACGAGGATGCGGCCAAGCTTTTCGAAGATTGTGTTCACTTGGCCCAGAAAGAGGGAGCAGAAGTCCTTTACCACCCCGGACGTCAGGGCGCGCTGCTGCCGCCGATCGTGGTCGACGACGTTCCCCACGACTCTGCGTTAGTGATGGAGGAAACTTTCGGCCCCATTATTCCCATCATTCGCGTGCCCGACGACGATGACGAGGTCATGCGCATCTCGAACTCTACTGTGTACGGCCTGTCGTCGGGGGTATGTACCAATGACCTGAACCGCGCAATTGCCTATATCAATGGGCTGAACGTGGGCACCTGCAATATCTGGGAACAACCCGGATACCGTATCGAAATGTCCCCCTTTGGCGGCATCAAGGATTCGGGCAATGGTGTCAAAGAAGGGGTCATCGAGGCAATGAGGTTCTTTACGAATGTCAAAACCTACTCGCTTCCTTGGCCCGGTTGA
- a CDS encoding carboxymuconolactone decarboxylase family protein, with product MDWKDFMAETEANIGAFSKEVPETIRGFGIMGKAAKTDGALSEKTKEFMALGIAIATRCDSCIGFHVSSLVRLGATREELCEALAMATYMGGGPSYAYSAKALKAFDVFSE from the coding sequence ATGGACTGGAAAGACTTCATGGCCGAGACCGAGGCCAATATTGGTGCATTCTCGAAAGAAGTGCCCGAAACCATCCGTGGTTTTGGCATCATGGGTAAGGCCGCCAAAACAGATGGTGCGCTGAGTGAAAAGACAAAGGAATTCATGGCGTTGGGGATTGCCATCGCGACGCGCTGCGACAGCTGCATCGGCTTCCATGTCAGCTCATTGGTGCGGCTGGGTGCGACCCGCGAAGAGCTGTGCGAAGCGCTGGCTATGGCCACCTATATGGGCGGCGGCCCGTCTTACGCCTACAGCGCCAAGGCGTTGAAGGCGTTTGATGTGTTTTCAGAGTAA
- a CDS encoding amino acid ABC transporter ATP-binding protein: MPNAAIELVDVDKWFGTFHVLKNINLTVNSGEKVVICGPSGSGKSTVVRCINQLEKHQKGTIRIDGVELNDDAKSAATIRSEVGMVFQQFNLFPHLTVLENLTLGPIKARGLSRKEAEDKARHYLERVHIPDQADKRPIQLSGGQQQRVAIARSLCMEPRVLLFDEPTSALDPEMISEVLDVMVELAEEGMTMVVVTHEMGFARKVADNMVFMDAGEIVEQGKPEHFFTNPKSERCQKFLSQILQH; this comes from the coding sequence ATGCCAAACGCAGCGATCGAGCTTGTCGACGTAGACAAGTGGTTTGGCACATTTCACGTGCTCAAGAACATCAACCTGACAGTCAACAGTGGTGAAAAGGTTGTGATCTGCGGCCCATCCGGATCGGGTAAATCAACGGTCGTAAGATGCATCAATCAGCTTGAGAAACATCAAAAGGGCACCATCCGCATCGATGGGGTCGAACTGAACGATGATGCCAAATCTGCAGCCACCATCCGGTCAGAAGTTGGCATGGTGTTCCAGCAATTCAATCTGTTCCCGCATCTAACAGTGCTGGAAAACCTGACCCTTGGCCCCATCAAGGCCCGCGGGTTGAGCCGAAAAGAAGCCGAAGACAAAGCGCGCCATTACCTCGAACGTGTTCATATACCCGATCAGGCCGACAAGCGCCCGATACAGCTTTCGGGTGGACAGCAGCAGCGAGTGGCAATTGCCCGTTCGCTTTGCATGGAGCCCAGGGTCCTTTTGTTCGACGAACCCACCTCAGCGCTCGACCCTGAGATGATCTCCGAGGTGCTCGACGTGATGGTTGAACTTGCCGAGGAAGGCATGACCATGGTTGTGGTGACCCATGAGATGGGATTTGCCCGAAAAGTGGCCGACAACATGGTGTTCATGGATGCAGGCGAGATTGTCGAACAAGGTAAGCCCGAGCATTTCTTCACCAATCCAAAGTCTGAGCGGTGTCAGAAATTCCTGAGCCAAATTCTGCAGCATTGA
- a CDS encoding ABC transporter permease, translated as MTETMETPKVAPKSRMAKFWDSDFAWSFRHSPVAMIASLVVVILVLAAIFAPLIAPYNPFDPATLNLMNGFTPPGTPNAFTQETFLLGTDDQGRDVFSTILYGLRISLFVGASAVLLALIIGVILGLIAAYFGGWIETLIMRIADVQLTFPAILVAMLIFGIAKGITPPEYRDEMAIYVLIIAIALSDWVQFARVVRGAALVEKNKEYVQAARLIGRGSFPIMFRHILPNVLSPVLVIATISLALAIIAEATLSFLGVGAPPTQPSLGTLIRIGQGFLFSGEWWILFFPACTLLALALSVNLLGDWLRDALNPKLR; from the coding sequence ATGACCGAAACGATGGAAACCCCGAAAGTCGCGCCTAAATCGCGTATGGCTAAATTCTGGGACAGCGATTTCGCCTGGTCTTTCCGGCACTCTCCGGTAGCCATGATCGCATCTTTGGTCGTGGTCATTCTGGTGCTGGCGGCGATCTTTGCCCCGCTGATCGCGCCATATAACCCGTTCGATCCAGCAACACTGAACCTGATGAACGGGTTCACACCACCAGGTACGCCCAATGCGTTTACGCAAGAGACCTTTTTGCTAGGCACAGATGACCAAGGGCGCGATGTGTTCTCGACCATCCTCTACGGGTTGCGCATTTCATTGTTCGTAGGTGCCTCTGCTGTGCTTCTTGCCTTGATCATCGGCGTGATCCTCGGTCTGATCGCTGCGTATTTCGGAGGTTGGATCGAGACGCTGATCATGCGTATCGCAGACGTGCAACTGACGTTCCCGGCCATTTTGGTCGCAATGCTGATCTTTGGGATTGCCAAAGGAATCACTCCGCCGGAATACCGCGATGAGATGGCAATCTATGTTCTGATCATCGCGATTGCGTTGTCGGACTGGGTGCAGTTCGCACGCGTCGTCCGTGGTGCTGCTCTGGTCGAGAAAAACAAAGAATATGTACAAGCCGCGCGCCTGATCGGGCGTGGATCGTTCCCGATCATGTTCCGTCACATCCTACCCAATGTCCTCAGCCCTGTTCTTGTTATTGCGACCATCTCGCTGGCGCTTGCGATCATTGCTGAGGCCACATTGAGTTTTCTGGGTGTGGGCGCTCCCCCGACCCAGCCGTCGCTGGGGACACTAATCCGGATCGGGCAGGGTTTCCTGTTCTCGGGCGAATGGTGGATTTTGTTCTTCCCGGCCTGCACGCTTCTGGCCCTTGCCCTGTCGGTCAACCTGTTGGGCGACTGGTTGCGCGACGCGCTGAACCCAAAACTGCGGTGA
- a CDS encoding NAD-dependent epimerase/dehydratase family protein produces MQKVLITGTAGFIGFHLAKLLLENGCRVHGFDGMTDYYDVRLKQSRHALLLENPNFSCDEGMLEDTAKFDQIADAFEPDVIIHLAAQAGVRYSLENPRAYVESNVVGTFNVMEAARRHKVRHLLMASTSSIYGANPDMPFDECEKADHQLTMYAATKKANEAMGHSYAHLWDIPTTMFRFFTVYGPWGRPDLAFFKFTDAILNDRPIDIYNHGDMYRDFTYVDDLVRAISLLIDVVPVRPKAPEDIAEGDSLSPVAPYRIVNIGNSDKVRLLDFIDAIEESLGKPAIRNYMEMQLGDVPATWANADLLHRLTGYRPKTEIRDGIQAFVDWYRAYYGK; encoded by the coding sequence ATGCAAAAGGTTCTGATCACAGGTACTGCCGGATTTATCGGGTTCCATCTTGCCAAACTTTTGCTTGAGAACGGTTGCCGGGTTCATGGCTTTGACGGGATGACTGATTATTACGATGTCCGCCTCAAACAGAGCCGACATGCGCTGTTGCTGGAGAACCCAAATTTTTCGTGCGATGAAGGGATGCTGGAAGATACCGCCAAGTTCGACCAGATCGCTGATGCTTTTGAACCGGACGTGATCATCCACCTCGCGGCGCAAGCTGGCGTCCGATATAGCCTGGAGAACCCGCGCGCCTATGTCGAAAGCAATGTTGTCGGGACGTTCAACGTTATGGAAGCTGCGCGGCGGCACAAAGTGCGGCATCTGCTGATGGCTTCGACTTCGTCGATCTACGGGGCAAATCCTGACATGCCCTTCGATGAGTGCGAAAAAGCAGATCATCAACTCACTATGTACGCAGCCACCAAAAAGGCAAATGAAGCGATGGGACACTCCTATGCCCATCTTTGGGATATTCCGACGACAATGTTCCGCTTCTTCACAGTCTACGGTCCTTGGGGGCGCCCGGACCTTGCGTTCTTCAAATTCACGGACGCGATCCTCAACGACCGCCCGATAGACATCTACAACCACGGCGACATGTATCGTGATTTCACATATGTGGATGACCTGGTGCGCGCAATCTCTCTGCTGATCGACGTTGTGCCTGTTCGCCCCAAAGCCCCCGAAGACATCGCCGAAGGTGACAGCCTGAGCCCGGTCGCTCCCTATCGCATAGTGAACATTGGAAATTCAGACAAAGTGCGTTTGTTGGATTTCATCGACGCCATCGAAGAAAGCCTCGGCAAACCCGCGATCCGAAACTATATGGAGATGCAGTTGGGCGATGTGCCTGCAACTTGGGCCAATGCCGATCTGCTGCACCGCCTGACCGGTTATCGCCCAAAAACCGAAATCAGGGACGGCATTCAGGCCTTCGTGGACTGGTATCGCGCATATTACGGTAAATAG
- a CDS encoding ABC transporter ATP-binding protein — protein MSLLTIQDLTVEFPTRRQLFTAVDHASLSVEPGEIHGLVGESGAGKSTIGAAVMGLLERPGRIASGQIKLGGDKISGIDAEAMRGLRGKKISMIFQDPLTSLNPLFTVREQLVETIQAHLGGSEAEASKRARDLIDRVGIPDPDTRLDQYPHQFSGGMRQRVVIALALCTEPDVIIADEPTTALDVSVQAQILDLIKELAQERQVGVILITHDMGVIADTTDRVTVMYAGKVVESGTTAQVMGQPQHEYTKSLIAAVPRPTLKLHRFPQISYGGRETRFAIEDMARHWPKVDNDASKPIFEIRNLTKKFLQKRGLLPWDRTYFTAVDNVSFDIRSGEVFGVVGESGSGKSTVARMIAGLYPVDGGTITFDGQLVSDLSNRTVQEEYRKNIQMIFQDPYSSLNPRMRVDEIVAEPIRHHRLMEGADVKRRVDELLDQVGLGSEAGLKYPHEFSGGQRQRISIARALATQPRFLICDEPTSALDVSIQAQILNILKDLQEHLGLTMLFISHDLPVVRQMCDRVAVMKQGQIVEVQDTSDLFASPKTEYAQELLRLMPKLDDLSTDGLGVEAG, from the coding sequence ATGAGCCTTCTGACCATCCAAGACCTCACCGTCGAATTCCCGACCCGCCGCCAGCTGTTTACCGCAGTGGACCACGCCAGCCTTTCTGTAGAACCCGGCGAAATCCACGGACTTGTGGGCGAATCCGGGGCAGGTAAATCCACCATCGGCGCTGCCGTGATGGGCCTTCTGGAACGCCCAGGTCGCATTGCCAGCGGCCAGATTAAGCTGGGCGGCGATAAGATCAGCGGCATCGATGCCGAGGCGATGCGCGGGCTACGCGGCAAGAAGATCTCGATGATCTTTCAAGACCCGCTTACGTCGCTGAACCCGCTATTTACAGTGCGCGAACAACTGGTCGAGACGATCCAGGCCCATCTGGGTGGATCCGAGGCCGAAGCAAGCAAGCGCGCCCGTGATTTGATTGATCGCGTTGGCATCCCAGACCCGGATACTCGGCTGGATCAGTACCCGCACCAGTTCTCGGGCGGCATGCGGCAACGCGTGGTGATTGCTCTGGCACTTTGCACCGAACCGGATGTGATCATCGCCGATGAACCCACGACGGCTTTGGATGTTTCCGTTCAGGCCCAGATTCTGGACCTGATCAAGGAACTGGCACAAGAGCGTCAGGTGGGTGTCATCCTGATCACCCATGATATGGGCGTGATCGCCGATACAACTGACCGCGTGACCGTGATGTATGCGGGCAAGGTGGTTGAAAGCGGCACCACGGCACAGGTGATGGGCCAGCCGCAACACGAATACACCAAGTCCCTGATCGCCGCGGTACCACGCCCGACGCTGAAACTGCATCGTTTCCCTCAGATCAGCTATGGCGGGCGTGAAACGCGTTTCGCGATCGAGGATATGGCACGCCACTGGCCCAAGGTGGATAACGACGCCAGCAAACCGATCTTTGAAATCCGCAACCTGACGAAGAAATTCCTGCAAAAGCGTGGATTATTGCCTTGGGATCGTACCTACTTCACCGCTGTCGACAACGTCAGCTTTGACATTCGTTCAGGTGAGGTCTTTGGGGTTGTCGGTGAGTCCGGATCGGGCAAGTCCACCGTCGCGCGGATGATTGCAGGGCTCTATCCTGTGGATGGTGGTACCATCACCTTTGACGGACAACTGGTAAGCGATCTGAGTAATCGTACGGTGCAGGAAGAGTACCGCAAGAACATCCAGATGATCTTTCAGGACCCCTACTCGTCTCTCAATCCGCGTATGCGGGTGGATGAAATTGTGGCGGAGCCGATCCGCCATCACCGCCTGATGGAAGGTGCCGACGTCAAGCGCCGCGTGGACGAATTGCTGGATCAAGTGGGGCTGGGGTCAGAGGCCGGGCTGAAATATCCACATGAGTTCTCGGGCGGTCAGCGCCAGCGTATTTCGATTGCCCGCGCATTGGCGACACAACCCCGGTTCCTGATCTGCGATGAGCCCACAAGCGCGCTCGACGTTTCGATCCAGGCGCAGATTTTGAACATCCTGAAAGACCTGCAAGAGCATCTGGGCCTGACCATGCTGTTCATCAGCCACGACCTACCTGTGGTGCGCCAGATGTGTGACCGAGTTGCGGTCATGAAACAGGGACAAATCGTCGAGGTTCAGGACACCAGCGATCTGTTTGCCAGTCCGAAAACCGAATACGCGCAAGAACTGTTACGGTTGATGCCGAAACTCGATGACCTGTCGACTGACGGGCTTGGGGTCGAAGCAGGATAG